From a region of the Geothrix sp. 21YS21S-2 genome:
- a CDS encoding nitrilase-related carbon-nitrogen hydrolase: MKDALLIALAYLAANRFPMASGRGYLEACAAFLLPALVFAAVGRGRRLGWVYLGLLAGTIGGFHWVPEVMHSKAPMPMAAALGVAGLFYAYEAAGLLAVAALARWARRRSPLAGALAAGLGIAVWQTYAFHIYDLSFASPLGAVPWMARSAAFLGAQGLVALLWGLGAWTGFQSAKGAGPRRVLAAPAALLLLLGALNAAWHYLPRGPQLALDVVMIQPNYPPGERMPGMEADMWRRTDAELRRAGLPRPAFATLVLWPESSVLGRDDRAPGGRLPQEARSRGVAWLYGTEGGRFNLVRGEAAGQPSFIQAKVLPMPFGERMPGPPAVRDFLDRQLGFYSAEAGTLGPDSSFRFPTPQGPLAVHPLICSEALLEQRVAKGVALAGGQLLTNHTNDGWFDRSVATDLHAVQIRLRAVEAGLPLLRATLTGKSGLFRADGSWELWGQPMTEASRSLHLAWRPIATPARSPWLAPGILGVLTVAFALAARNKRETRLN, from the coding sequence ATGAAGGACGCCCTCCTCATCGCCCTGGCCTACCTGGCCGCCAACCGCTTCCCCATGGCCTCGGGCCGGGGCTACCTGGAGGCCTGCGCCGCCTTCCTCCTGCCCGCGCTCGTATTTGCCGCCGTGGGCCGCGGGCGGCGCCTGGGCTGGGTGTACCTGGGCCTCCTGGCCGGCACCATCGGCGGCTTCCACTGGGTGCCCGAGGTCATGCACTCCAAGGCCCCCATGCCCATGGCCGCGGCCCTGGGCGTGGCGGGCCTCTTCTACGCCTACGAAGCCGCGGGCCTCCTGGCCGTGGCCGCCCTGGCCCGCTGGGCCCGGCGGCGCAGCCCCCTGGCGGGGGCCCTGGCCGCGGGCCTGGGCATCGCCGTGTGGCAGACCTACGCCTTCCACATCTATGACCTGAGCTTCGCCTCCCCCCTGGGCGCCGTGCCCTGGATGGCCCGCAGCGCCGCCTTCCTGGGCGCCCAGGGCCTGGTGGCCCTCCTGTGGGGACTGGGGGCCTGGACGGGGTTCCAGTCCGCCAAGGGCGCCGGTCCCCGCAGGGTCCTTGCGGCCCCCGCCGCCCTGCTGCTCCTCCTGGGCGCCTTGAACGCCGCCTGGCACTACCTGCCCCGGGGCCCCCAGCTGGCCCTGGACGTGGTGATGATCCAGCCCAACTACCCCCCCGGCGAACGCATGCCGGGCATGGAAGCGGACATGTGGCGGCGCACCGACGCCGAGCTGCGCCGGGCCGGCCTGCCCCGCCCCGCCTTCGCCACCCTGGTCCTCTGGCCCGAGAGTTCCGTCCTGGGCCGCGACGACCGGGCCCCCGGAGGCCGCCTCCCCCAGGAGGCCCGGAGCCGCGGCGTGGCCTGGCTCTACGGCACCGAGGGCGGGCGCTTCAACCTGGTGCGCGGCGAGGCCGCGGGCCAGCCCAGCTTCATCCAGGCCAAGGTGCTGCCCATGCCCTTCGGGGAGCGCATGCCCGGGCCCCCCGCGGTGCGGGACTTCCTGGACCGCCAGCTGGGCTTCTACTCCGCCGAGGCCGGCACCCTGGGACCCGACTCCAGCTTCCGCTTCCCCACCCCCCAGGGCCCCCTGGCGGTCCATCCCCTCATCTGCAGCGAGGCCCTGCTGGAGCAGCGCGTGGCCAAGGGCGTCGCGCTGGCCGGGGGCCAGCTGCTCACCAACCACACCAACGACGGCTGGTTCGACCGCAGCGTCGCCACCGACCTCCACGCCGTGCAGATCCGGCTGCGGGCCGTGGAGGCGGGCCTGCCGCTCCTGCGCGCCACCCTCACGGGCAAGTCCGGCCTCTTCCGGGCGGACGGCTCCTGGGAGCTCTGGGGCCAGCCCATGACCGAGGCCTCCCGGAGCCTCCACCTCGCCTGGCGGCCCATCGCCACCCCCGCCCGCAGCCCCTGGCTGGCCCCCGGCATCCTCGGCGTGCTGACCGTGGCCTTCGCCCTGGCCGCCCGGAATAAAAGAGAAACGAGACTGAATTGA
- a CDS encoding Crp/Fnr family transcriptional regulator, giving the protein MIPPWSAAPLFRTLQPAQRERVGRLATSRILDPETMLFLENEPCTGFYVLVEGAIQLTRSGDTPGSHPTLAVVTPVNSFAEAAMFGGEVFPATATAVKPSRVYHFPKAPFMAAMREDPDLALAIIHAQSVWLRKLTRKVEQLTGSDSSDRLRTWIREHVPAGGSMVLPVTKKTLAAQLGMTPETLSRSLRTLQDQGVLQVKGTTLSRK; this is encoded by the coding sequence ATGATCCCGCCCTGGTCCGCCGCCCCCCTCTTCCGCACTCTGCAACCCGCCCAGCGCGAACGGGTAGGACGCCTCGCCACCTCCCGCATCCTGGACCCCGAGACCATGCTCTTCCTGGAGAACGAACCCTGCACGGGCTTCTACGTCCTGGTGGAGGGCGCCATCCAGCTCACCCGCAGCGGCGACACCCCCGGCTCCCACCCCACCCTGGCGGTGGTGACCCCGGTGAACAGCTTCGCCGAGGCCGCGATGTTCGGAGGCGAGGTCTTCCCCGCCACCGCCACGGCCGTCAAGCCCTCCCGGGTCTACCACTTTCCCAAGGCTCCGTTCATGGCGGCCATGCGCGAGGACCCGGACCTGGCCCTGGCCATCATCCACGCCCAGTCCGTCTGGCTGCGCAAGCTCACCCGCAAGGTGGAGCAGCTCACGGGCTCGGACAGCTCGGACCGCCTGCGCACGTGGATCCGGGAGCACGTGCCCGCCGGCGGCTCCATGGTGCTTCCGGTCACAAAAAAGACCCTGGCGGCTCAATTGGGCATGACCCCGGAAACCCTGTCCAGGAGCCTCAGAACCTTGCAGGACCAGGGTGTTCTCCAGGTGAAGGGAACGACCCTGTCCAGGAAATAA
- a CDS encoding helix-hairpin-helix domain-containing protein, whose translation MNRSTLKTALAALLILGSGTAVLAQDDDQPRAPKPRAAKPHPRKKPAKPIGKQVDINSASKDELQKVPGITPDLASRIIAGRPYVTKSHLVEKNAVPMGVYLAIKDRVFVKQNMKVAPKGK comes from the coding sequence ATGAACCGCAGCACCCTGAAGACCGCCCTCGCCGCCCTTCTGATCCTCGGGTCCGGCACCGCCGTGCTGGCCCAGGACGATGACCAGCCGCGGGCGCCCAAACCCCGGGCCGCCAAACCCCATCCCAGGAAGAAGCCCGCGAAGCCCATCGGCAAGCAGGTGGACATCAACAGCGCCAGCAAGGACGAACTGCAGAAGGTCCCCGGCATCACGCCCGACCTGGCCTCCAGGATCATCGCCGGAAGGCCCTACGTCACGAAGTCCCATCTGGTCGAGAAGAATGCCGTGCCCATGGGGGTCTACCTCGCCATCAAGGACCGGGTCTTTGTGAAGCAGAACATGAAGGTTGCGCCCAAGGGCAAGTAG
- a CDS encoding OmcA/MtrC family decaheme c-type cytochrome, whose translation MEMKPLKRLGTLVATAAIALALIGCRGATGAAGANGVNGTNGTNGTNGTNGSNGTNGTNGTGPQVLAANLTPTEWSDLALQGTITSATVTNGKPVINFKVTDNNGTPVVGLGFTSKASNALAASYPNFGFTIAKLVPGTAGSPSTWVNYVVTTMPTTTTASVPGKPSTDSTGTLVDNGDGSYVYTFYRDITKVQAALDAFTYTGNNSRADLGDVTYVPTLTHRVAIQIGGNARGTSTNTATGADSGVPAAPIQVAANMVYDFVPATGKAVAATDQQRVVTSLGACNACHTRLTVHGGNRFDPNYCVICHTDQRKYTYGEASSTVVGATATVPAHLKFTGSTMKVRGLAVADFPAFIHRLHMGEGLVNEGYNYANVLFNEVAYPMDQRNCVQCHSASTGAAQGDNWNTVPSRTACGACHDAVDFANGVNHAALADDSQCTQCHTPGGIKINHTPVVAPNANNGYLAAPPAGSQPRNNNTNASYVAGYTGNLPAGAWIPTWELKSVILNASSQPVFTFRFMVDKQDGQGPKAQTMQTYAAGTVTEMFAGYVGSPSIYLAFAIPQDGIAAPADYNATISTYLKRVWNGTATGNAVGTLSATPDANGYYTLALTAVKVPSTATMLTGGIGYTYGVNTDVTKDTQPLTQTGVTGYAYDPATKQGGLSVPAPNVWKMVANGFDASGKAVTPANGSTALYAQVQPRRAIVTNAKCNACHAALGIFTEKVYHAGQRNDAPTCNFCHNPNKANAYGWAVNIKDAVHAIHAADKRVNKFSWEVASGDYYWNVTYPAILNNCEACHVPGSYDFGGTANAAAIPNLLYSTAMAGTTTAPTTPAATPTIVVGDGVAEPLSWQNNYWAPGIAPNTSYGLVFQTSFKAADVTANTYSTPADTRNLVHSPVTAACWSCHDSKTATAHMLANGGSINEPRATAMLKSEQCTLCHAAGKTADVRAVHMNFK comes from the coding sequence ATGGAAATGAAACCTCTCAAGAGGTTGGGCACCCTGGTCGCCACTGCGGCCATCGCCCTCGCCCTCATCGGCTGTCGCGGTGCGACAGGCGCCGCCGGCGCCAATGGCGTCAACGGCACCAATGGTACCAATGGCACCAACGGCACCAACGGCTCCAACGGCACCAACGGCACCAACGGCACCGGCCCCCAGGTGCTCGCCGCCAACCTGACGCCCACTGAATGGAGCGACCTGGCCCTCCAGGGCACCATCACCAGCGCGACCGTCACCAACGGCAAGCCCGTCATCAACTTCAAGGTGACCGACAACAACGGTACCCCCGTGGTCGGCCTCGGCTTCACCTCGAAGGCCTCCAACGCCCTCGCCGCCAGCTATCCCAACTTCGGCTTCACCATCGCCAAGCTGGTGCCCGGCACCGCCGGTTCCCCCAGCACCTGGGTGAACTACGTCGTCACCACGATGCCCACCACCACCACGGCTTCGGTCCCCGGCAAGCCTTCCACCGACAGCACCGGCACCCTCGTTGACAACGGCGACGGCAGCTACGTCTACACCTTCTACCGCGACATCACCAAGGTGCAGGCTGCCTTGGACGCCTTCACGTACACCGGCAACAACAGCCGCGCCGACCTGGGCGACGTGACCTACGTTCCCACCCTGACCCACCGCGTCGCCATCCAGATCGGCGGCAACGCCCGCGGCACCAGCACCAACACTGCCACCGGCGCCGACAGCGGCGTTCCCGCAGCCCCCATCCAGGTGGCCGCGAACATGGTCTACGATTTCGTTCCCGCCACCGGCAAGGCCGTCGCGGCCACGGACCAGCAGCGGGTCGTGACCTCCCTCGGCGCCTGCAACGCCTGCCACACGCGCCTCACGGTGCACGGCGGCAACCGCTTCGACCCCAACTACTGCGTGATCTGCCACACGGACCAGCGCAAGTACACCTACGGTGAGGCCTCCTCCACCGTCGTGGGCGCCACCGCGACCGTGCCCGCCCACCTCAAGTTCACGGGCAGCACGATGAAGGTCCGCGGCCTGGCCGTGGCCGACTTCCCCGCGTTCATCCACCGCCTCCACATGGGCGAGGGCCTTGTCAACGAGGGCTACAACTACGCCAACGTCCTGTTCAACGAAGTCGCCTACCCCATGGACCAGCGGAACTGTGTGCAGTGCCACAGCGCGTCCACCGGCGCGGCCCAGGGCGACAACTGGAACACCGTCCCCAGCCGCACCGCCTGCGGTGCCTGCCATGACGCAGTCGACTTCGCCAACGGCGTCAACCACGCCGCGCTCGCCGACGATTCCCAGTGCACCCAGTGCCACACCCCCGGCGGCATCAAGATCAACCACACCCCGGTCGTGGCTCCCAACGCCAACAACGGCTATCTGGCCGCGCCTCCTGCCGGCTCCCAGCCCCGCAACAACAACACCAACGCCTCCTACGTGGCCGGCTACACGGGCAACCTGCCCGCCGGTGCCTGGATCCCCACCTGGGAACTCAAGTCGGTCATTCTGAACGCCTCCAGCCAGCCCGTGTTCACCTTCCGCTTCATGGTTGACAAGCAGGACGGCCAGGGTCCCAAGGCCCAGACCATGCAGACCTATGCGGCGGGCACTGTCACGGAGATGTTCGCCGGCTATGTCGGCAGCCCCAGCATCTACCTGGCCTTCGCGATTCCCCAGGACGGCATCGCCGCCCCCGCGGACTACAACGCCACGATCAGCACCTACCTGAAGCGCGTCTGGAACGGCACCGCCACCGGCAACGCCGTGGGCACCCTCTCCGCCACCCCCGACGCCAACGGCTACTACACCCTCGCCCTCACCGCCGTGAAGGTGCCTTCCACCGCCACCATGCTCACCGGCGGCATCGGCTACACCTACGGCGTGAACACGGACGTCACCAAGGACACCCAGCCCCTGACCCAGACCGGCGTCACCGGCTACGCCTACGACCCCGCCACCAAGCAGGGCGGCCTGTCCGTTCCCGCTCCCAACGTCTGGAAGATGGTAGCCAACGGCTTTGATGCCTCCGGCAAGGCCGTGACTCCGGCCAACGGCAGCACCGCGCTCTACGCCCAGGTTCAGCCCCGGCGCGCGATCGTCACCAATGCCAAGTGCAACGCCTGTCACGCCGCCCTCGGCATCTTCACCGAGAAGGTGTACCACGCCGGCCAGCGCAACGACGCCCCGACCTGCAACTTCTGCCACAACCCGAACAAGGCCAATGCCTATGGTTGGGCCGTGAACATCAAGGACGCCGTCCACGCCATCCACGCCGCCGACAAGCGGGTCAACAAGTTCAGCTGGGAAGTCGCCTCCGGTGACTACTACTGGAACGTGACGTACCCCGCGATCCTGAACAACTGCGAAGCCTGCCACGTGCCCGGCTCGTACGACTTCGGTGGCACGGCCAACGCCGCCGCCATTCCCAACCTGCTCTACTCCACGGCCATGGCGGGCACCACCACCGCGCCCACCACGCCTGCCGCCACCCCCACCATCGTTGTGGGTGACGGCGTCGCCGAGCCCCTGTCCTGGCAGAACAACTACTGGGCCCCCGGCATCGCCCCCAACACCAGCTACGGCCTCGTGTTCCAGACGAGCTTCAAGGCCGCCGACGTTACCGCGAATACCTACTCCACCCCCGCGGATACTCGGAACCTGGTCCACTCGCCCGTCACTGCCGCCTGCTGGTCCTGCCACGACAGCAAGACCGCCACGGCTCACATGCTCGCCAACGGTGGTTCGATCAACGAACCCCGCGCGACGGCCATGCTGAAGTCCGAGCAGTGCACGCTCTGCCACGCCGCCGGCAAGACCGCCGACGTCAGGGCCGTCCACATGAACTTCAAGTAA
- a CDS encoding Glu/Leu/Phe/Val dehydrogenase, whose translation MAEKAFNPFEMAQKQFDAVAEKLGLDQGTRDFLRSPAREFHFNIPVRMDDGAVKVFKGFRVQHSDARGPAKGGIRFHPHETIDTVRALATWMTWKTAVVDIPLGGGKGGVICDPRELSDREQELICRGWVRQVSRNVGPLQDVPAPDVMTHGQHMLWMMDEYEVLNGGRFPGMITGKPVGMGGSLGRTEATGYGVIYTVREAMKEMGLDIKGATASIQGAGNVAQYSLDLFTKYGGKVIAISCWDNTDKVPYTYRCKDGIAFDKLMASIDKFGTIDPAKAKANGWEQLAADAWIEQDVTVLIPAAQENMINAENVAKIRPSVKIIAEGANGPTTPEADVVIQQKGIFMIPDFLCNAGGVTCSYFEQVQCNMNYFWEKEEVLSKLDQKMTNGFKAVSALAREKKVYMRDAAYMISIKRVAEASHLRGWV comes from the coding sequence ATGGCTGAGAAAGCCTTCAACCCGTTCGAAATGGCCCAGAAGCAGTTCGATGCCGTGGCCGAGAAGCTTGGTCTGGACCAGGGCACCCGCGACTTCCTGCGCAGCCCCGCCCGCGAGTTCCACTTCAACATCCCCGTCCGCATGGACGACGGCGCCGTCAAGGTGTTCAAGGGCTTCCGCGTGCAGCACAGCGACGCCCGCGGTCCCGCGAAGGGCGGCATCCGCTTCCACCCCCACGAGACCATCGACACCGTGCGCGCGCTGGCCACCTGGATGACCTGGAAGACCGCCGTGGTGGACATCCCCCTGGGCGGCGGCAAGGGCGGCGTGATCTGCGATCCCCGCGAGCTGAGCGACCGTGAGCAGGAACTCATCTGCCGCGGCTGGGTCCGCCAGGTGTCCCGCAACGTCGGCCCCCTGCAGGACGTCCCCGCTCCCGACGTCATGACCCACGGCCAGCACATGCTGTGGATGATGGACGAGTACGAAGTGCTCAACGGCGGCCGGTTCCCCGGCATGATCACCGGCAAGCCCGTGGGCATGGGCGGCTCCCTGGGCCGCACCGAGGCCACCGGCTACGGCGTGATCTACACCGTCCGCGAAGCCATGAAGGAGATGGGCCTGGACATCAAGGGCGCCACCGCCTCCATCCAGGGCGCCGGCAACGTGGCCCAGTACTCCCTCGACCTCTTCACCAAGTACGGCGGCAAGGTCATCGCCATCTCCTGCTGGGACAACACCGACAAGGTGCCCTACACCTACCGCTGCAAGGACGGCATCGCCTTCGACAAGCTCATGGCCTCCATCGACAAGTTCGGCACCATCGACCCCGCCAAGGCCAAGGCCAACGGCTGGGAGCAGCTGGCCGCCGACGCCTGGATCGAGCAGGACGTCACCGTCCTCATCCCCGCGGCCCAGGAGAACATGATCAACGCCGAGAACGTGGCCAAGATCCGTCCCTCCGTCAAGATCATCGCCGAGGGCGCCAACGGCCCCACCACCCCCGAAGCCGACGTCGTCATCCAGCAGAAGGGCATCTTCATGATCCCCGACTTCCTCTGCAACGCCGGCGGCGTGACCTGCTCCTACTTCGAGCAGGTGCAGTGCAACATGAACTACTTCTGGGAGAAGGAAGAAGTCCTCAGCAAGCTCGACCAGAAGATGACCAACGGCTTCAAGGCCGTCTCCGCCCTGGCCCGCGAGAAGAAGGTCTACATGCGCGACGCCGCCTACATGATCAGCATCAAGCGCGTGGCCGAAGCCAGCCACCTGCGCGGCTGGGTGTAG
- a CDS encoding 23S rRNA (pseudouridine(1915)-N(3))-methyltransferase RlmH: MKPPNGTGRLWEVSIFFSSGIPLYPIRLIAIGRPKGGPLRDLEQHYRTLLKAYARLDVEELAEGRGDPARQLKDEGERLRAQLATVRCPVLLSAEGPPRTSEDFARWLGARMDRGESLAFAIGSSHGFDPALKAEIREHLSLSPMTFPHDLSRVLFLEQVYRAFSILKGTSYHK, translated from the coding sequence ATGAAACCTCCAAATGGAACTGGTAGATTATGGGAGGTATCGATCTTCTTTTCCAGCGGGATTCCTTTGTATCCGATCCGACTCATAGCAATTGGGCGGCCCAAGGGTGGGCCCCTCAGGGACTTGGAGCAGCACTACCGCACCCTGCTGAAAGCCTATGCCCGCCTGGATGTAGAGGAACTGGCGGAGGGCCGCGGAGACCCCGCGCGCCAGCTGAAGGATGAGGGGGAGCGCCTGCGGGCCCAGCTCGCGACGGTCCGGTGCCCGGTCCTCCTGAGCGCCGAGGGCCCCCCCCGCACCTCGGAGGACTTCGCCCGGTGGCTGGGGGCCCGCATGGACCGGGGCGAGAGCCTGGCCTTCGCCATCGGCTCCAGCCACGGGTTCGACCCGGCCCTCAAGGCCGAGATCAGGGAGCACCTGAGCCTGAGCCCCATGACGTTCCCCCACGACCTGAGCCGGGTGCTGTTCCTGGAACAGGTGTATCGCGCCTTCTCCATCCTCAAGGGCACCAGCTACCACAAGTAG
- a CDS encoding PEP/pyruvate-binding domain-containing protein yields the protein MNEKNFGQSRELQAIFAIAALLTREDLSLTQILQVVAEALPKGFKHEEVCQARIHFWGECFETKGFTPSPWTLRAPIVVRGETLGEVEVVYLENRSSRAPGNPFHLDQKKLVDLTAQKLGQLAEVRIAQHGGEHVPPPAPPAPAQKPEWRYILDLLTEIDPALHHRLIRRLMNHATKVGVPGVQKMIALFDPAIYAQGEASSHGSNAPLPKRDMATMVKTFREIEDIASIVFQDADLTALLKQWMRQDKLGFLAIATEKRDIPLVEITEIVDRFCRETDEAVPALASQDDQNVRVALIRRFLTENLKFIGIAKRHLSVYDFGKILNHVVGPAQGNGKLGGKAAGLILGARILKRLGSGNAMVENVKTPKTWYITSDGIYNFLRHNSLEDLWSLKFSPVEEVRQTFPYLEQAFKNSFFSPEMYQQIQFAMDDLGEGPVIVRSSSLLEDSEGMAFSGKYRSLFLANVGSREDRLEALMDAVCEVYASVFGPDPIQYRAERGLLDFVEEMGIIIQKVVGRQVGTYFFPAFAGVAFSHNEYRWSPRLKREDGIVRMVAGLGTRAVDRLGNDFPFMLSPGQPKIRVNVTPEQVTHYAQSHMDVINLETGRFETHAVEDLLKEAGDDYPLLEQIVSVLEDGFLKKPMKGMVSAAKDDLVVTFAGLVERTDFVPQIRAILAILQEALGTAVDMEFAHDGANLYLLQCRPQSRMEEEGLMQMPTKVPFDHKIFSASKFITNGYVPDIRYIVYVDPEEYRKIPDLADLLSIADAVNRLNGILPRRKFILMGPGRWGSRGDVTLGVGITYSGINNTSLLVEIARKKGNYVPDLSFGTHFFQDLVEAKIHYLALYPDDEGNLFNEDFLANSPSVLTQFLPEHVRLEKAVRVIDVEQAFPGCRLEVVMDGNTDRALGYIRSASEH from the coding sequence ATGAACGAAAAGAACTTCGGCCAGTCCCGGGAACTCCAGGCCATCTTCGCCATCGCGGCGCTCCTGACCCGCGAGGACCTCTCCCTCACGCAGATCCTCCAGGTGGTGGCCGAGGCCCTGCCCAAGGGGTTCAAGCACGAGGAGGTCTGCCAGGCGCGCATCCACTTCTGGGGCGAGTGCTTCGAGACCAAGGGGTTCACGCCGAGCCCCTGGACCCTCCGGGCGCCCATCGTGGTGCGGGGGGAGACCCTGGGCGAGGTGGAGGTGGTCTACCTGGAGAACCGCTCGTCCCGGGCGCCGGGAAACCCCTTCCACCTGGACCAGAAGAAGCTGGTGGACCTTACGGCCCAGAAGCTGGGGCAGCTTGCGGAGGTGCGCATCGCCCAGCACGGCGGCGAGCACGTGCCGCCGCCGGCTCCGCCCGCGCCCGCCCAGAAACCCGAGTGGCGCTACATCCTGGACCTGCTCACGGAGATCGACCCGGCCCTGCACCACAGGCTGATCCGTAGGCTCATGAACCACGCCACCAAGGTGGGCGTGCCCGGCGTGCAGAAGATGATCGCGCTGTTCGACCCGGCCATCTACGCCCAGGGGGAGGCCTCCTCCCACGGCTCCAACGCCCCGCTGCCCAAGCGGGACATGGCCACCATGGTCAAGACGTTCAGGGAGATCGAGGACATCGCCTCCATCGTGTTCCAGGACGCGGACCTCACGGCCCTGCTCAAGCAGTGGATGCGCCAGGACAAGCTGGGCTTCCTCGCCATCGCCACGGAGAAGCGGGACATCCCGCTGGTGGAGATCACCGAGATCGTGGACCGCTTCTGCCGCGAGACCGACGAGGCGGTCCCGGCCCTGGCCAGCCAGGACGACCAGAACGTGCGGGTGGCCCTCATCCGCCGCTTCCTCACGGAGAACCTGAAGTTCATCGGCATCGCCAAGCGCCACCTCTCCGTCTACGACTTCGGCAAGATCCTCAACCACGTGGTGGGCCCCGCCCAGGGCAACGGCAAGCTGGGCGGCAAGGCCGCGGGCCTCATCCTGGGCGCGCGCATCCTCAAGCGCCTGGGCAGCGGCAACGCCATGGTCGAGAACGTGAAGACGCCGAAGACCTGGTACATAACCTCCGACGGCATCTACAACTTCCTGCGCCACAACAGCCTCGAGGACCTGTGGAGCCTCAAGTTCAGCCCCGTGGAGGAGGTGCGCCAGACCTTCCCCTACCTGGAGCAGGCCTTCAAGAACTCCTTCTTCTCGCCCGAGATGTACCAGCAGATCCAGTTCGCCATGGACGACCTGGGCGAGGGGCCCGTGATCGTGCGCTCCTCGAGCCTCCTGGAGGACAGCGAGGGCATGGCCTTCTCCGGGAAGTACCGCAGCCTCTTCCTGGCCAACGTGGGCAGCCGCGAGGACCGCCTGGAGGCGCTCATGGACGCGGTGTGCGAGGTGTACGCCTCGGTCTTCGGGCCCGACCCCATCCAGTACCGCGCCGAGCGCGGCCTCCTGGACTTCGTGGAGGAGATGGGCATCATCATCCAGAAGGTGGTGGGGCGCCAGGTGGGCACGTACTTCTTCCCGGCCTTTGCCGGCGTGGCCTTCAGCCACAACGAGTACCGCTGGTCCCCGCGCCTGAAGCGCGAGGACGGCATCGTGCGCATGGTCGCGGGCCTGGGCACGCGCGCCGTGGACCGCCTGGGCAACGACTTCCCCTTCATGCTGAGCCCCGGCCAGCCCAAGATCCGCGTGAACGTCACCCCCGAGCAGGTCACCCACTACGCCCAGAGCCACATGGACGTCATCAACCTCGAGACGGGCCGCTTCGAGACCCATGCGGTGGAGGACCTGCTGAAGGAGGCCGGGGACGACTACCCGCTCCTGGAGCAGATCGTCTCCGTGCTGGAGGACGGATTCCTGAAGAAACCCATGAAGGGCATGGTCAGCGCCGCCAAGGACGACCTGGTCGTGACCTTCGCGGGCCTGGTGGAGCGCACGGACTTCGTGCCCCAGATCCGGGCCATCCTCGCCATCCTCCAGGAGGCCCTGGGCACGGCCGTGGACATGGAGTTCGCCCACGACGGCGCCAACCTCTACCTCCTGCAGTGCCGCCCCCAGAGCCGCATGGAGGAGGAGGGCCTCATGCAGATGCCCACCAAGGTGCCCTTCGACCACAAGATCTTCTCCGCGTCCAAGTTCATCACCAACGGCTACGTGCCCGACATCCGCTACATCGTCTACGTGGACCCCGAGGAGTACCGCAAGATCCCCGACCTGGCCGACCTCCTCTCCATCGCCGACGCCGTGAACCGCCTCAACGGGATCCTGCCCCGCCGGAAGTTCATCCTCATGGGCCCCGGCCGCTGGGGCAGCCGGGGCGACGTCACCCTGGGCGTGGGCATCACCTACTCCGGCATCAACAACACGTCGCTCCTGGTGGAGATCGCCCGCAAGAAGGGCAACTACGTCCCCGACCTCTCCTTCGGCACCCACTTCTTCCAGGACCTGGTGGAGGCGAAGATCCACTACCTGGCCCTCTACCCCGACGACGAGGGCAACCTCTTCAACGAGGACTTCCTGGCCAACAGCCCCAGTGTCCTGACCCAGTTCCTGCCGGAGCACGTGCGGCTGGAGAAGGCCGTGCGCGTCATCGACGTGGAGCAGGCCTTCCCGGGCTGCCGCCTGGAGGTGGTGATGGACGGCAACACCGACCGGGCGCTCGGCTACATCCGGAGCGCAAGCGAACACTAA
- a CDS encoding Rrf2 family transcriptional regulator: protein MLFSTATGYALRALAAMPEDGTYSLAKDLASLLDLPGPYLAKILQSLAQEGILHSVRGPRGGFRLARPAHHITVGEVVAALEGIETMSGCVMGFAHCDNVDNPCPLHKAWNEVKAHMDASMTNVTIRDLQILDMQQHRELTAAKK from the coding sequence ATGCTCTTCTCGACGGCAACCGGCTATGCACTCAGGGCTCTGGCAGCGATGCCCGAGGATGGAACGTACAGCTTGGCCAAGGACCTGGCCTCGCTCCTGGACCTTCCCGGCCCCTACCTGGCCAAGATCCTCCAGTCCCTGGCCCAGGAGGGCATCCTGCACTCCGTGCGGGGTCCCCGCGGCGGGTTCCGGCTGGCCCGTCCCGCCCACCACATCACCGTGGGCGAGGTGGTGGCTGCCCTGGAGGGCATCGAGACCATGTCGGGCTGCGTCATGGGCTTCGCCCACTGCGACAACGTGGACAACCCCTGCCCCCTCCACAAGGCCTGGAACGAGGTCAAGGCCCACATGGACGCGTCGATGACCAACGTGACCATCCGCGACCTGCAGATCCTCGACATGCAGCAGCACCGGGAACTCACGGCCGCGAAGAAGTAG